The stretch of DNA TGATCGGCCGGTCCATCGCCGCTGTGGTCTCCGAGAACCTCGTCGGTCCGATCCGGAGACATACTGCTCTCGCCAAGAAGATTCCGACGGTTCCGCTGACCAGGCTGATGCGCAACCCGCATGTTCGCGACGGCAACCTGAACGCGCTCTTCGGCAGTCTCGCGGAGGAGTACGGCCCGGTGTTCCAGATCCGCCCGCCCTTCTCGAAGCGCATGATCTTCCTGGCCGGACTCGAGACGAATGAATGGATGCAAAAGCGCGGGCGCATGTACCTGAGGACCAGGGACTACTTCGCCGACTTCGAGAAGGTCTACGGCGCGGCCGGCGTTCTGCCCGCTCTGGACGGGGCCGACCACTTCCGGCTTCGCAAGTTCCTGTCGCCGGCCTATTCCCGCACGAGACTTGCAGGGCAGCTGGACGACCTCTACGGCAGGGGGCGCGCGTACATGTCGACCCTGACGGTCGGGGACTCCTACCGCGCCACGTCCATGGGCCGGGCCATGGTGAACGCCCAGCTGTCGCCGCTGTTCATCGGCGTCGACACGCAGGATCTCATGGACGACCTGATGGTCTACAAGGAGCGGGCCCTCAGCGTGCACATCGCCAGGATCCTGCCCAGGTTCACGCTGCATACCCCGGGCATGAGGCGTCGGGCGGCCGTCCTGGACACGCTGATGAAGCGGATCTTGAGCGTCCATACTCCCGCCCAACGCGTGGACAGCCCGCGGAACCTGGTGGACGACTATCTCAGCCTGCATGCCAGCGACCCGCAGTTTCTCCCGGAGTCCAACCTGCTCTTCGCTTTTTCCGCGGCTCTGATTGCCAGCGTGTACCTCGGCGACACGTTCAGCCTCGCAGTCTACGCCATGGTATCGCAGCCGGCGCTCTACGAGAGGATCCGCGCCGAAGCGGATGCGCTGTTTGCCAACGGTGACCCCGAAAAAGAGGATTTCACCCCCGCCAACATCGACGTGACGCATCGCTTCCTCATGGAGTGCATGCGCATGTACCCGATCGTGTCCATGTCCGTTCGGAACGTGATGAATACCTGCACGGTCGAGAACTACGAGTTGCCCCTGGGGGAACGGGTC from Candidatus Palauibacter scopulicola encodes:
- a CDS encoding cytochrome P450 — its product is MTVQSLKVESLSLVDELILMLLDEKGGYFHQVPGWQLNCAVVGGVLAELSFRSRLDSDLTSLYVVDRAETGDPVLDPILKEIADEPVQHTARYWVERLAPRAESVVDLTLDRLVERGILQHHEGEFWTLAPPVMHRQQYGMFEEDATDQFIKARIGNVIFADEVPEPRDAVIVCLVNTCDVFRLIFELDEAAEERIKWICQLDLIGRSIAAVVSENLVGPIRRHTALAKKIPTVPLTRLMRNPHVRDGNLNALFGSLAEEYGPVFQIRPPFSKRMIFLAGLETNEWMQKRGRMYLRTRDYFADFEKVYGAAGVLPALDGADHFRLRKFLSPAYSRTRLAGQLDDLYGRGRAYMSTLTVGDSYRATSMGRAMVNAQLSPLFIGVDTQDLMDDLMVYKERALSVHIARILPRFTLHTPGMRRRAAVLDTLMKRILSVHTPAQRVDSPRNLVDDYLSLHASDPQFLPESNLLFAFSAALIASVYLGDTFSLAVYAMVSQPALYERIRAEADALFANGDPEKEDFTPANIDVTHRFLMECMRMYPIVSMSVRNVMNTCTVENYELPLGERVHIAMTATHYMSDIFPEPHRFDIDRFLPSRREHHSLGFAPYGLGTHKCLGTRWMEMHLAANLLMLAHYFTIEVSPAKYARKLRFNPLPSLKPSKKVRFRIAEQRRELPA